A genomic region of Podarcis raffonei isolate rPodRaf1 chromosome 13, rPodRaf1.pri, whole genome shotgun sequence contains the following coding sequences:
- the LOC128400548 gene encoding uncharacterized protein LOC128400548 isoform X1 produces the protein MDSTQKEAAILCVVQSGALMMEYLRASGEASSAAASRRRWAFLHSLGQRGGEEDEEEESEEEEEEEEEEEGGEEEVLLPRQAASAGLRRGGRLRSVERRFWARPRSTEWWDHTVLQTWDDSQWLQNFRMRKATFLELCARLSPALQRQKTRMRVPLSVEKRVAIALWKLATSVCYRDVGNQFGVGRSTAGSVVLEVCRAIQRVLMRTTVTVGGSLAAIMAGFEEMGFPNCAGVVGTTHMPILCPPHQAAEYVNSKGYYSMALQALVDHQGKFTHLSAGWPGKTHEAKIFNKSTLFSKGQEGTLFALGPMDINGVSVPRVILGGPAYPLLPWLMVPYTEDLDSAKEAFNTTLSRCQEPLEEAFSRLKGRWRCLTGRNDCAVENLPRLISACCVLHNICEEKGEAYEETWEAEAKQLAATFEQPLQRPDTRIKPAARSERVRDALCAYIASTA, from the coding sequence ATGGATTCCACCCAGAAAGAAGCCGCCATCTTGTGCGTGGTGCAGTCGGGAGCGCTGATGATGGAGTACCTGAGAGCCAGCGGAGAAGCGTCGTCCGCAGCCGCCTCCCGGCGCCGCTGGGCGTTCCTGCACTCTCTGGGGCAGCGAGGGGGCGAGGAAGACGAGGAGGAAGagtcggaggaggaggaggaagaagaggaagaggaggaaggaggagaggaagaggtctTGCTGCCCCGGCAAGCCGCCAGCGCCGGGTTGCGCCGTGGCGGGCGCCTCCGCTCAGTGGAAAGGCGTTTCTGGGCCCGACCACGAAGCACCGAGTGGTGGGACCACACGGTCCTGCAGACGTGGGACGACAGCCAGTGGCTGCAGAACTTCCGCATGCGCAAGGCGACCTTCCTGGAGCTGTGCGCCCGCCTCTCGCCCGCCCTGCAGCGCCAGAAGACGCGCATGCGGGTGCCGCTGAGCGTGGAGAAGAGGGTGGCCATCGCCCTGTGGAAACTGGCCACTTCCGTCTGCTACCGCGACGTGGGGAACCAGTTTggcgtgggccggtccaccgccGGCTCGGTGGTGCTGGAAGTGTGCCGCGCCATCCAGAGGGTTCTGATGCGCACCACGGTGACGGTGGGCGGCAGCCTGGCGGCCATCATGGCCGGGTTTGAGGAGATGGGCTTCCCCAACTGCGCCGGCGTGGTGGGCACCACACACATGCCCATCCTGTGCCCACCGCACCAGGCAGCGGAGTACGTCAACTCCAAGGGGTACTATTCCATGGCCTTGCAGGCGTTAGTGGACCACCAGGGCAAGTTCACCCACCTGAGTGCTGGCTGGCCAGGGAAGACGCATGAAGccaagatcttcaacaagtccacCTTGTTCAGCAAAGGCCAGGAAGGGACCCTCTTTGCCCTGGGCCCCATGGACATCAATGGGGTCTCTGTGCCCAGGGTCATTCTGGGCGGACCTGCCTACCCTCTCCTCCCGTGGCTGATGGTGCCCTACACAGAAGACCTGGACAGCGCCAAGGAGGCCTTCAACACCACCTTGAGCCGGTGCCAGGAGCCCTTGGAGGAGGCCTTCAGCCGGCTGAAGGGCCGTTGGCGGTGCCTGACGGGCCGCAACGACTGCGCGGTGGAGAACCTGCCCCGCCTCATCTCGGCCTGCTGCGTCCTGCACAACATCTGCGAGGAGAAGGGCGAGGCCTACGAGGAGACGTGGGAGGCCGAGGCCAAGCAGCTTGCCGCCACCTTTGAGCAGCCTCTCCAGAGACCGGACACCCGCATCAAGCCGGCGGCCAGGTCCGAGAGGGTCCGAGACGCCCTCTGCGCCTACATTGCTAGCACGGCGTGA
- the LOC128400548 gene encoding uncharacterized protein LOC128400548 isoform X2 produces MMEYLRASGEASSAAASRRRWAFLHSLGQRGGEEDEEEESEEEEEEEEEEEGGEEEVLLPRQAASAGLRRGGRLRSVERRFWARPRSTEWWDHTVLQTWDDSQWLQNFRMRKATFLELCARLSPALQRQKTRMRVPLSVEKRVAIALWKLATSVCYRDVGNQFGVGRSTAGSVVLEVCRAIQRVLMRTTVTVGGSLAAIMAGFEEMGFPNCAGVVGTTHMPILCPPHQAAEYVNSKGYYSMALQALVDHQGKFTHLSAGWPGKTHEAKIFNKSTLFSKGQEGTLFALGPMDINGVSVPRVILGGPAYPLLPWLMVPYTEDLDSAKEAFNTTLSRCQEPLEEAFSRLKGRWRCLTGRNDCAVENLPRLISACCVLHNICEEKGEAYEETWEAEAKQLAATFEQPLQRPDTRIKPAARSERVRDALCAYIASTA; encoded by the coding sequence ATGATGGAGTACCTGAGAGCCAGCGGAGAAGCGTCGTCCGCAGCCGCCTCCCGGCGCCGCTGGGCGTTCCTGCACTCTCTGGGGCAGCGAGGGGGCGAGGAAGACGAGGAGGAAGagtcggaggaggaggaggaagaagaggaagaggaggaaggaggagaggaagaggtctTGCTGCCCCGGCAAGCCGCCAGCGCCGGGTTGCGCCGTGGCGGGCGCCTCCGCTCAGTGGAAAGGCGTTTCTGGGCCCGACCACGAAGCACCGAGTGGTGGGACCACACGGTCCTGCAGACGTGGGACGACAGCCAGTGGCTGCAGAACTTCCGCATGCGCAAGGCGACCTTCCTGGAGCTGTGCGCCCGCCTCTCGCCCGCCCTGCAGCGCCAGAAGACGCGCATGCGGGTGCCGCTGAGCGTGGAGAAGAGGGTGGCCATCGCCCTGTGGAAACTGGCCACTTCCGTCTGCTACCGCGACGTGGGGAACCAGTTTggcgtgggccggtccaccgccGGCTCGGTGGTGCTGGAAGTGTGCCGCGCCATCCAGAGGGTTCTGATGCGCACCACGGTGACGGTGGGCGGCAGCCTGGCGGCCATCATGGCCGGGTTTGAGGAGATGGGCTTCCCCAACTGCGCCGGCGTGGTGGGCACCACACACATGCCCATCCTGTGCCCACCGCACCAGGCAGCGGAGTACGTCAACTCCAAGGGGTACTATTCCATGGCCTTGCAGGCGTTAGTGGACCACCAGGGCAAGTTCACCCACCTGAGTGCTGGCTGGCCAGGGAAGACGCATGAAGccaagatcttcaacaagtccacCTTGTTCAGCAAAGGCCAGGAAGGGACCCTCTTTGCCCTGGGCCCCATGGACATCAATGGGGTCTCTGTGCCCAGGGTCATTCTGGGCGGACCTGCCTACCCTCTCCTCCCGTGGCTGATGGTGCCCTACACAGAAGACCTGGACAGCGCCAAGGAGGCCTTCAACACCACCTTGAGCCGGTGCCAGGAGCCCTTGGAGGAGGCCTTCAGCCGGCTGAAGGGCCGTTGGCGGTGCCTGACGGGCCGCAACGACTGCGCGGTGGAGAACCTGCCCCGCCTCATCTCGGCCTGCTGCGTCCTGCACAACATCTGCGAGGAGAAGGGCGAGGCCTACGAGGAGACGTGGGAGGCCGAGGCCAAGCAGCTTGCCGCCACCTTTGAGCAGCCTCTCCAGAGACCGGACACCCGCATCAAGCCGGCGGCCAGGTCCGAGAGGGTCCGAGACGCCCTCTGCGCCTACATTGCTAGCACGGCGTGA